The genomic stretch TGACCCGGTACTGATATTTCTTGTGTTACAAGTAGAGCGGAGTCTACATCCAGTTAACGCAACGACCACATTCCCAACTTGTCATCTCTATGATTTTTGGACAGGATCAGTAATTATCTTGAAAGTGTAAGATTTTACATGATTCATGGTTAACCaacaaaaattcttaaattttttttctctcaaaattaGTATTTCAAGGATTAAATCAATTTATATTTTATTCTCCTTCATTTGAGGTACTTTTGgttaagttatatatatatatatatatatatatatatatatatatatatatatatatatatatatatatatatatatataactttgaTTATATGATTAATAAGTAATCTCATAATCAaagttataaaaaataaaatataacttttAATATTGTTTGGTTTAATCGAGATAATATtataatctaatttaatatttagTATATTATCCTTTGttcaattagatatttaattaaatttttagaataaattaaattaataatattaattagaataaatttttagaatattaaattaaatgaGTGGACATGGATGAATTAACCCTAGAGGCATAGGAAGATAATGAAAAGAGAAAGAAATCTTTTTCTCTGCATACTTGTTTAGGAAGGTGAATACGTGCAGTATAATTTTTATAACTAAAAAATGGCACATGCATCATTTTAgggtatatggtgtaattttgtgagttaaaaaagATATATATGTCACTTTTTtatatatggtgtaattttgtgaatgaaaGGTATATGTGTCATTTTTTTCATCCGTTGCTTCCCATCCGATTTTTGCTTCCCATCCGGTGCAGTATAATTTTTTTCATCCACTAATGGATTGTATTTCTCTTTcctcttaaaattttaatgaagtaaataaCGTAAACTTTTTCACTACGGAAACTTTTcgttagttttattttttgctcTCCCAAGTAAACATAGCATTAGTCTCGTCCTATGCTGCTCGCTGTCACGACCTGCTCGcttcaaaagataattttaagaaaaaaatattgttCACCCAGAAATCACGAGAATTATTGATTACTTAAactgaataaattattattaataacctACCAAAGTTATTAATGATAATTCTTAACCAAAAGCATCCACTGATAATCAAATGATAATCAGATAATTAAGGTATACTTTGAATCAAATTCACGCTAAAAGATTTAAgacttttcaaatattttattaatgttACAATGATTTCTTTTAGTTTGCATAAAATAGGTGATATTTTAACTGTAAATAGAATTATTTATAGCATTGGAcattaaagaaattttagaagCATATTTTAGTGGGAAACTACGAGAGAGTATTTTGATAGAATACTAAAATTATAATCTTTAGAAAATATAGCATAATGTCCAATAACCTTGACACTTCTAGAGTAAATATTAAAATACAATTATTCAAAAAAAACTTAATAGCGAGTAAAAAAATAAAGCAgatgataaaaaatatatatgtcatATAGGAGATTTTCCTCCTATAAAAACGAGGGTCTAAAAAATACGGTTAAGGTGAGTCTTTAttagtattttttaatttatcttaatagtcggtagaaaatttttataggattCGATCGTCGATCATTCACATAATTAGTCAGTTAAAAAATTGGCCAGTTCTATAATTTTGACAAAGAAAGGCATAAATGTATTGAAATGAATAAACTCTCGATACAGTTGGACCAATCTATCCACTGCCTTAATTTCATTATAAACTGTCCAAACATTGGCAGAATCGCCAACTAACTTATTGTTTTAAGAAacttattttaatcttaaatgatcCGAAATAATTTGGTCCCTTCAGTCTTCATGCCTTTTTAGCCTTCACTGGTGAGCGAGGGGGGAAGACGATTCTGAATAACCAACCTGCAGCAATAGCACCAATGAAAGGGAAGATCCAGTAGACATAGAATTGTTCCCACGTATTATGGCGATTGTTGACATAAGCCCAGCCAAATGCCTGTGCATTAGAAGAACCTCATAAGTCAAATTATAATACATAGCAAGCAAGAAGTGGTAAGTAAATGGATTTATCTTTGTAAGAGAAATGCTAGTTATCCAAATTGAACATATACAAAGATCATCATATACTGTCATGTAGAATGGGATCGAGAAGTATTTTTTCCCGAAAACAAAATAGGTGAGCACATTTGTTTACCAATGCATAGAATAGAGCAATGTTTCATACAGCCAGTTCAGAAATCTAACAGCTGTTCTGATGAGGCCCGTATTAGCATCTTTATTTGTTTTCAATGTGGCATTGGGTCCACACCCTTTTGTTCCCACTCGATGGTATCTAATTACTTCATTTAAGCATAAGTGCTGAAAGGTTTTGTCCATATATTTTTATCATCTTCCAATGATCAATGAGGATATAACTCcaacatcattttttttttatgattgatCAGCAATTTAACTACTGCTAGATACTGACATAGAAACATTGCATTTATAATGGAAGGGGGTATAGAGGTAGCCTGCAGCTGTAATGGTGATGCCAATGTACTCATTAGATTTGCAAAAAGTAACATAATCAGAGTGTTATACCGAGGTTTTAGTATGGTATCACTAGATCACTCAAATTCACACACATATAGTTcatagaaatttaaaataaattgatgaTTCACAAGTCAATCTTACTCAAACTAGGAATCTAGATTTATCAATAAGATTTCTGAAATAAAGTCAATTAGAAAAAAGAAGTTACCATATTGATTTGAGATAGAGTACTCAGTTCCCATTTACACTCAATCTAACCCACTGAAGCTGAAGCTTTGTTTGGTGAAGGAAACaatctattgttttttttttcatttttcatttctcaaCATTTATCATAgtattttccttttcatttcaGAAACATCAAACATCTTCTGCCGAAATATAACTATATTACACAGTGGTGCCAAAAAGTTGATGggaaaagttttttattttatatttcaattttcaaattcAGTTTTATGGGAACAGaaaactaaaaatatatatatatatatatatatatataattttccaCAGACCAATTACTTTGAGAAAACAATCATAATGTCATAATTACATATCACTAAAACTCCTTCAAGTATATAATCTAGCTTTATGTTTAGTGAATTCCATTAAAGCAGATTTGTGAATGATTATGCAACTATTTGGTTGCAGATTTGTGACAATACGAAGAATCATAATGATTTTTTACCCATGTTATCAATAACATAAACAGGAATAATAGGAGAAATTGAGAATAAACTATAAGAAGCTAAGTTGTACATTGGTTGTAAGCCTTAATCTACCAATACTTAAAGGATCATTCTTTGGCAATAAAAGTTCTACTTTGCTGAATGCTGAAAAGATCACACTTAATGTGGGAGGCCACTTGATGGAAGATGCCCTCTTCCtcaccccttttttttttttcccctttttcttTTCCAAAATAATACTCCATGCTACCCTTATATGATTGGTTTGTTAAAAGCACAGTATATTTCATTATATATCCCTCTAGATTCAGTGTCCAAATCTATGTAATTTAGTAAGAATTGAGTAGAAATATATCTTAATATAGATTTAAGAGAAATTCAAAGACCTAGGAATAGCAGTACACTCCGAGAGGGGCAGGAGGAGGGAGGTAACAGAGAAGTCAGGGGCGCTTACATTTGCAGGATTCATGGACGGCCCAGTGTAACCGTTGCCGGCAATAATGACCCCAAGGGTGCAGATGGTGATCATCAATGTCTTCACTAATGCGCTCCGAGGCCCCTTGAAGACGATACAAAGCACGGCCACAGAGATGACGAATGTAAGGACACCCTCGGCGATGGCCCCCGTATGCAAATCCACCTTCAAATAAGGCCCGACTAGCATGTTCTTGTACTCCGGCGGCATTACCTCATAGAGGGCCAAGAGCCCACCGATCGCCCCGGCTGCCTGAGAAAAAAACACGCAAAATACATCAAGGCACTCGATCCACCAGCGAAATCGAGACGGAGCGCGAGATCAAACACTACTTGGGCAGGGAAGCGGATGGCCATGGAGATGAGGGAGTCGTCTCCGAATCCCGCCGCGTAGAACGCGGCGTTGCCGGTGGGGTTAAAGCTGGCGCCGCCCAAGGCGTCGGCAATGGCATTGAAGACGAAAACAATGACGAATACGAGGGAGCTGGTGACGAGTAGGGAGAAAGCCTCGCCGTGGATCTGGAACGCGGCCTTGATGACGAAGGTGGCGACGCCCAGGGCGGAGATGCAAAACATCCAGACGAACGTTATAAGGGCGTCCCCGACGGCGGCCTTTACCGCGTTCATCGCCTCCGCCTCTTCGCCGACAACTCCCGGACAGAGATCGGAACCCTACAGAAGAAGCCGCTTCTCCTCTGCTTCTAATCCAGAGCACTCCACAGGAGAAAGAAATAGTGGCGGTGGCCAGGCACGTCACTACGTCAGAAGAGAGAGGTTTAATTGAAATAACGATTGGTTTTGGAACTTTCCTATTGTAACCCACCTGTGACCTGCCTAGCGAATCCGGGCCAAGTAATACCTACTCATGATCTAACGGATAAGAACGATCTACCTGGAATGCAACGGATCGTTAACCTTATACTATCCGTCCGATTGAAAGGTGGTGGATGGGATGAGTGGAAAAATTGAAGTGAGTACTGACCGTCCGATGATCGCCGATTTAGAGCGTAAATTAAACGAGATCTTTCTGCGTTCATCAACTTCCCCGCATGTTTTCCGTGTGCGTGTAAAATTCTGGATGGCTTTTATGCGGTTTATGCGGCCTTGACGTTTTCCTAATAGCAATTGGACTTTTCATTGTGACATTATTTATTGTATTTACTATttagtaattttataaattttagcaCATAGACTCTTTTTTAGCTAAACGGCATTCGTTAAGGAGATAACTTGAGACATAACCAAGTAGTATAAGATTTTTTCTACTATTCGAATatcgaagaagaagagaaaacttTTTTAATTAATAAGTGAGCAATATTAATAGTAGCTGACTTTCTCATATGAGTAAGGAACATAAAACTTAGGATAGTAaataaagatttaatttttaagcaCACCACCTGAACCTAGATTTCCGTGAATTGTGGTATTGTTGGTGATCCTATCCGAGAGTCGAGACTATGGATGTTGGAGGACGTGGTGCTCCTGTTGACTATTGATGAATTTCGAGTCAGAGAGACCTGCAACCACAGCAGTGTCAGTGCCGATCCAGAGAGGGGGTCCCCGACgataaccctccgacgctcaagttagtctccggcGATGTGTAAgcgaggaagcaaagaagcagagtaACAGTAGCTACAGTAAAGATTTCATACCTTCATTGAAGCTTGGGGTCCTTTATATAGGACTCCGGGGGAGCGCGTGTACGCtcctcgatgcgtgcacgcttctcaatgTTTCCCCTGaaaaagacatgtcaggaaagcgTCTCTAACATCATACCTtaatgacccgagcatatctctgacatgacaatggaagcttccgcTGTACGATCCTCCACCTGTCCATGGCGCCAACAATGTCGTCTGTTGGTGGCACGagttcccaaaaggatgtcgcaaGATCCCTAATTTGTCTGTTCTAGGCCGAGCGGGAGGACCGTCTGGTCGTCCTGCTGTCTTCGGGCCGAGCGGAATGGCCGCTCGGCCGTCTCTCTGCCGCTCGGGCTCCTTATTGCGACGAGCAGGAGGTCGTGCTTTGAAGGTCGTATGCTGGTTTCGAGACCTGATGTAAGTCCAAGCGGGATAGTCGTTCGGCTTCTGTTTTGCCGTTACTTTGATtctctgagcgtcggaagctcggtgtgTGGCCGAGCTATGATAATGTCGGATCAGACATTCCTTATTCTGATCGGGCAAGTGGGTTACCCGATCAAACGATGACAAGAGGCCCGTGACCACCGTGACTTTGACCTCCAGCACGGCAATGACCTTCTGCGGAGCAGGGTCCTACCTTACCTCCAGATCAATTTGAATCGACTGTAGGGAATATGAATAGATATAAATATTTTGAATATTCAAGTGAGCACATAAATTCATGGAATCTATACTAAATCGTTGTCAACTCTATACCCTTCACCGACCCCGAGTACCAAATAGCTTTCACCTTAGCAACCAAAACTTGTCCATGCCAATCTCGAACAATTGCTCCAACATTAGCCCACATCCACATCTAGCTGCTACAACACTAAAATGATTCTTAACATCATCATATCTCGCATCCACATCTAGATACTCCAATACTAAAAAGGTTCCTTACCTCATTATAGCCTGCATCCACATCTAGCTGAACTTGGTTAGGATCGAGAGATTTCCAAATTCGTTCAGAGTTTACTTTTATCAAAGGGTATAGTATTTCTCCAGGCAAGTTAGACTCTCGGAATACCTCAACATCGTAAGCACCCAATCTACCCTGATTTCGTCAATATGCTATtcgaattataattttttttacatatttctCCCCATGTTGTCCAACACATCCTTGCAAATAGTCCGAACTCATCCTTTGAAACCATCATGGCTAGGTAGATGCCACAATCCACAAAAGAAGTCATACTAGCCTTGCTAAGATAGCTTCAAAACTAGGTCCATTTCCATACACTTCGAACTACTGGATAAAAAAAATACAGTGACTAGTGGACCCATCATGAGACTTACATAAAGTGCAAAAACCATCAAACGGAACATGCTTAGCTTTAAGATTTTTTATTGTGGGAATAATATCTTTGGATGCTCGCCACAAAAAATTCAAACCTTAAGTGGAATTTGAAGTCGCTAAAGAATTTTTCACTACGATTGAGTGACATGATAAGATTGAAACGGAGGGGGGTTTATGGTGTCTGTCTCCGAGAGATACCCATATCTGATTGTGTTggagttgtaaggttgcaaacatagtcccacattgaaaacgtacatgggaaagatcatgagtttattagagaaaaagatatctctattgacatgaggtcttttggggagagcccaagagtaaaaccatgaatGACTTAGGcacaaagtggataatattatatcatcgtagagatatctaaatttttttcgatcctacaattgtaTATTGATCAATTTGTGCACACTACCTACTCATCCCACATCTCCGTGTACTTCCTTTTTGTCATGTATATCATTCCACCAGAATTTAGTTAGGGTACGCTAAAGCCATGCAGTAGTGAAACGTAAGGGCGACACTTGAGAACCACAGTAACAAGTTGCTATAAtaaactctcttataaaaaattaatttaattatttatatcataTATTAAACTGATAATAATAGATAATAATATATATTGCATTTGATGTTAGCTAAAAGTTAAAATATGAGAAAGGTATACTTTTTAATGTTACCTACCCaatatatttatagaaacttgatattatcaataataagatatgaaattaaaaagaaccataaaagtgtatatttttacataaaatataatcataaaaatttaataatatatcttaaaactatttttaatgtgaaaagaaaaaaaaacataaacctaatttaattttatatgttttattaaaattaactattaaaggtcatatttattattattattatgtaaaaTGACAattaaaatattacaaatttagAACGACTTTTCATGTGTATTTATTTATTGACTTTTCATgtgtatttataaatatttattattattattattatgtaaaaTGACAattaaaatattacaaatttagAACGACTTTTCATGTGTATTTATTTATTGACTTTTCATgtgtatttattatttatttattgtatttaatgtgtatgtTTTTATGGGGCTTcctttttttattaatcattagaATAATAAACCCATCCTTTTTTAATTCAACTCTCGaaagtaaatttttttatcaagtaAAATAAAACGACATATAATAGatcttttttacttagaaatgagGATGGATCCTCCTATctgtaaaaattaaattaatttatgatcTAATTTTTATATTAGTGGGAGATAATGGACCCCTACCTATTAACAGGTTAGGATAAGAGGACTAAAGGATCTGATCCTCCAGAAATATTAAAAACTTGGTACATTAGACTtgtcaattttaaatttttttatctaaaCCATCTCTTCGTAATTATTCTTACTTGACCAATCTAATACATGAAAATTAAGCCACTTAtctatatattataataattataatttatttgataaaaaaataattattataatttataattactataatattacTATTGGCCAACCTATAGCCATTACTATTTTATAACTATTACAAAATACTATCAActagtattaatttaaatttaacatgattgcatatattataataattatatatacgACAAATGCCCTttcatgattttgaaatgatgATTGAAATACGACAAATTTCTTATCAAATGAAATACTTATTATATTTAGTAACTCCACGGAAATTTGGATATAAATAAAAAACGCATCCTTTTTATgggagttttttttattattattaattattaattaaaacaaCACGCTCATTCCATTTTGAACATTATCCGAATTACTGCTCGCCTAATCAAatgcataaaaaataaatcatttatccAGGTTGATACGTTGATAAAGATCCCTAGGGATCCTCTAGTTCATAAATTATAGATCAAGAGATAATCTCTCGTATGAGAACTGTTGATTTGGATGGACTCCGCCTATCGTAAATTATGGATCAGGAGATGGTCCCTCGCATGAGAACCGTTGATTTGGATGGACTCCACCTTTAAATAGGTGGGGTACATCCAAATCAAAGATCTAAAAAAATAGACCATTCATTGATCCGtaatttacggaccagaggatccctcaTCGATAAAGATGACGTCCCAAAGTGAATCAAAATAGTAAACAGTGGTTGATATGGAGATAAAGTTAAATAGTCAAAATTATAGAACTGGGTGGACTATGAGATTGAAGAGTGTTGATCGGGCAAAGTTGGTAGAGCGAGCCATCAGAGCTAATTGGACGTAAAAGGTCGATCAGATCATCCGAGCAATCGTCCTCAACACTTACGTCCGAGGTTAAGAGTCAAACACTAAGTTATTCGATTGACTGCAATAGCATATCTGACCTGAGGCCTGATCGCACGTAATACGCCTCTCCGACAATAGTAAGGTCGAGTGAAGAACAGATTGAT from Zingiber officinale cultivar Zhangliang chromosome 5B, Zo_v1.1, whole genome shotgun sequence encodes the following:
- the LOC121985904 gene encoding aquaporin SIP1-2-like, whose product is MNAVKAAVGDALITFVWMFCISALGVATFVIKAAFQIHGEAFSLLVTSSLVFVIVFVFNAIADALGGASFNPTGNAAFYAAGFGDDSLISMAIRFPAQAAGAIGGLLALYEVMPPEYKNMLVGPYLKVDLHTGAIAEGVLTFVISVAVLCIVFKGPRSALVKTLMITICTLGVIIAGNGYTGPSMNPANAFGWAYVNNRHNTWEQFYVYWIFPFIGAIAAGWLFRIVFPPRSPVKAKKA